The proteins below are encoded in one region of Micromonospora yangpuensis:
- a CDS encoding LLM class flavin-dependent oxidoreductase, whose product MKFLLITLITHLPDPVTGRSRSTTERFRQVVDHAVLAEELGFDGYGVGERHERPFISSSPPVVLSHIAARTSTIRLFTAVTTLSLLDPVRAYEDYATLDHLSGGRLDLIIGKGNGAAQAQLFHVTAEDQWERNREGYELFRRLWREERVTWSGRFRPPLVDAETWPRPLQQPIRIWHGSATSRESVDLAARHGDPLFSANVTNPIEPYAQLIRHYRERWAYYGHDPADALVGAGSAGYYAARTSQEAIETYRPIFDARNAAWRRTGLRPVFETLEDAVERSSILVGSPAQIIDKVLRYHERFGHEVIHLPADSDGLTDRQHRQTLELFQTEIAPALRRAIPSRPLHRPSSVATA is encoded by the coding sequence GTGAAGTTCCTCCTCATCACCCTCATCACCCACCTGCCCGACCCGGTCACCGGGCGGTCCAGGAGCACCACCGAACGGTTCCGTCAGGTGGTCGATCACGCGGTACTCGCCGAGGAGCTGGGGTTCGACGGGTACGGCGTCGGGGAACGCCACGAACGGCCCTTCATCTCCTCGTCACCGCCGGTGGTGCTCAGCCACATCGCCGCCCGCACGTCCACCATCCGCCTGTTCACCGCGGTCACCACGCTCAGCCTGCTGGACCCGGTACGGGCCTACGAGGACTACGCCACCCTGGACCACCTGTCCGGAGGCCGGCTGGACCTGATCATCGGCAAGGGCAACGGTGCCGCCCAGGCCCAGTTGTTCCACGTCACGGCGGAAGACCAGTGGGAGCGCAACCGGGAAGGCTACGAGCTGTTCCGACGGCTGTGGCGGGAGGAAAGGGTCACCTGGTCCGGCCGGTTCCGGCCGCCGCTGGTCGACGCCGAGACCTGGCCCCGGCCTCTGCAACAACCCATCCGGATCTGGCACGGTAGTGCCACCAGCCGGGAGTCCGTGGACCTGGCGGCACGCCACGGCGACCCGCTCTTCTCCGCCAACGTCACCAACCCGATCGAGCCGTACGCGCAACTGATCCGGCACTACCGCGAGCGCTGGGCGTACTACGGTCACGACCCGGCCGACGCCCTGGTGGGTGCCGGCAGCGCCGGCTACTACGCGGCGCGCACCTCGCAGGAGGCGATCGAGACCTACCGGCCGATCTTCGACGCCCGGAACGCGGCGTGGCGCAGGACCGGCCTGCGACCGGTCTTCGAGACCCTCGAGGACGCCGTCGAACGCAGTTCGATCCTGGTCGGCAGCCCCGCACAGATCATCGACAAGGTGCTGCGCTACCACGAGCGGTTCGGCCACGAGGTGATCCATCTGCCGGCCGACTCCGACGGGCTCACCGACAGGCAGCACCGGCAGACCCTCGAACTGTTCCAGACCGAGATCGCTCCGGCGCTGCGTCGGGCGATCCCCAGCCGTCCCCTGCACCGACCGTCGTCCGTCGCCACCGCCTGA
- a CDS encoding LLM class flavin-dependent oxidoreductase, giving the protein MPDPTVQLAVALDGLGWHPAAWRLSPADPTAALSPQWWAALAAEAERAALDLLTLEDGSPLPPGAADGPDGRTDQLRGRLDPLLVAARIAPLTQHIGLIPTIGVTHTEPFHVSTSVATLDHVSGGRAGWRPRVSVRRSETRHVGRRDLPDLDPAQLDDPATVRILGDLFAEAGDAVEVVRRLWDSWQDDAEIRDVASGRFVDRDRLHYIDFTGRWFSVKGPSIVPRPPQGQPVVAVLAHSSLPYAFAARHADVVFVTPADAAHAAAIVAEIRAAEEIVGRVGPPLRILADLLVLLDQTPALARQRRARLDSLATTDGRSDATAFTGTPGQLADLIEQWHRTGLAGFRLRPAVLPDDLTAITRALVPALRERNLFRAGYPGGTLRDLLGLPRPANRYAAETPA; this is encoded by the coding sequence ATGCCCGACCCCACTGTCCAGCTGGCCGTGGCCCTCGACGGACTGGGCTGGCACCCGGCCGCCTGGCGGCTCTCACCCGCCGACCCCACCGCGGCGCTGTCGCCCCAGTGGTGGGCGGCGCTGGCCGCAGAGGCCGAACGCGCCGCGCTCGACCTGCTCACCCTGGAGGACGGCAGCCCCCTGCCACCAGGTGCGGCCGACGGACCGGACGGCCGCACCGACCAGCTGCGCGGGCGGCTGGATCCGCTGCTCGTCGCCGCGCGGATCGCCCCGCTGACCCAGCACATCGGACTGATCCCGACCATCGGTGTCACGCACACCGAACCGTTCCACGTCTCCACCTCGGTGGCCACCCTCGACCACGTCAGTGGTGGCAGGGCCGGCTGGCGGCCCCGGGTCTCCGTACGCCGGTCGGAGACTCGCCACGTCGGCCGCCGTGACCTGCCCGACCTGGATCCGGCCCAGCTCGACGATCCGGCGACGGTACGGATCCTCGGCGACCTGTTCGCCGAGGCGGGCGACGCGGTGGAGGTCGTCCGGCGACTCTGGGACAGCTGGCAGGACGACGCCGAGATCCGGGACGTCGCCAGCGGCCGGTTCGTCGACCGGGACCGACTGCACTACATCGACTTCACCGGCCGGTGGTTCTCCGTGAAGGGACCGTCCATCGTTCCCCGCCCACCACAGGGCCAGCCGGTGGTGGCCGTCCTCGCCCACTCCTCGCTGCCGTACGCCTTCGCCGCCCGGCACGCCGACGTCGTCTTCGTCACCCCCGCCGACGCCGCCCACGCCGCGGCCATCGTCGCCGAGATCCGGGCCGCCGAGGAGATCGTCGGCCGCGTCGGGCCACCGCTGCGCATCCTCGCCGACCTGCTCGTCCTACTCGACCAGACACCGGCCCTGGCCCGTCAGCGCCGGGCGCGCCTGGACAGCCTGGCCACCACTGACGGGCGCTCCGACGCGACCGCGTTCACCGGCACCCCCGGGCAGCTCGCCGACCTGATCGAGCAGTGGCACCGGACCGGTCTGGCCGGATTCCGGCTACGCCCCGCCGTGCTTCCCGACGACCTCACCGCGATCACCCGGGCGCTGGTCCCCGCCCTACGCGAGCGGAACCTGTTCCGCGCCGGCTACCCCGGCGGGACGCTGCGCGACCTGCTGGGCCTGCCCCGCCCGGCCAACCGGTACGCCGCCGAGACGCCCGCCTGA
- a CDS encoding NtaA/DmoA family FMN-dependent monooxygenase (This protein belongs to a clade of FMN-dependent monooxygenases, within a broader family of flavin-dependent oxidoreductases, the luciferase-like monooxygenase (LMM) family, some of whose members use coenzyme F420 rather than FMN.), which translates to MPKQIILAAHFPGVNNTTVWSDPDSGSQIDFASFVHLARTAERGLFDFFFLAEGLRLREQRGRIHELDVVGRPDTLTVLAALAAVTTHLGLAGTLNTTFREPYELARQLATLDHLSAGRAAWNVVTTSDAFTGENFRRDGYLDRSLRYVRAAEFVRTARLLWESWPADAVAGDRAGGRYLNTADPGAFRHRGDQFDIAGHFTVPRSPQLHPVILQAGDSPDGREFAASSADAIFTRHGTLDAGQEFYRDVKARLARHGREPDDLKIIPGVSVVLGDTDAEAQEKAHHIRRQQFSPQTALLLLEQVWNRDLSGYDPDGPLPTTDPDVSAAAISRGRTSGYGDPVATARQWRTLATEKHLGIRDLIIEVAGRQSFVGTPQRVAERMNHFVQADAADGFILVPHLTPGGLDEFVDRVVPLLQEKGVFRTRYTGTTLREHLGLGAARRHLWRAAV; encoded by the coding sequence GTGCCCAAGCAGATCATCCTCGCCGCGCACTTTCCCGGCGTGAACAACACGACGGTGTGGAGCGACCCCGACTCCGGCAGTCAGATCGACTTCGCCTCCTTCGTCCACCTGGCCCGTACCGCCGAGCGGGGGCTGTTCGACTTCTTCTTCCTCGCCGAAGGGCTGAGGCTGCGCGAGCAGCGTGGCCGCATCCACGAGCTGGACGTGGTGGGTCGCCCCGACACGTTGACCGTGCTGGCTGCCCTGGCCGCCGTCACCACCCATCTCGGGCTCGCCGGCACCCTCAACACGACCTTCCGGGAGCCGTACGAGTTGGCCCGGCAACTCGCCACCCTGGACCATCTCTCCGCGGGCCGGGCCGCCTGGAACGTGGTCACCACCTCCGACGCCTTCACCGGGGAGAACTTCCGCCGCGACGGCTACCTGGACAGATCCCTGCGGTACGTGCGGGCCGCGGAGTTCGTCCGCACCGCCCGCCTGCTCTGGGAGTCCTGGCCGGCCGATGCCGTGGCCGGTGACCGTGCCGGTGGGCGGTACCTGAACACGGCAGATCCGGGGGCCTTCCGCCACCGCGGTGACCAGTTCGACATCGCGGGCCACTTCACCGTGCCGCGCAGCCCGCAGCTGCATCCGGTGATCCTGCAGGCCGGGGACTCTCCCGACGGGCGGGAGTTCGCCGCCTCCAGCGCCGACGCGATCTTCACCCGGCACGGCACGCTGGACGCCGGGCAGGAGTTCTACCGCGACGTCAAGGCCCGGCTGGCCCGCCACGGTCGCGAGCCGGACGATCTGAAGATCATTCCCGGGGTGTCGGTCGTCCTCGGCGACACCGACGCCGAAGCCCAGGAGAAGGCCCACCACATCCGCCGTCAGCAGTTCAGCCCCCAGACGGCCCTGTTGCTGCTGGAGCAGGTGTGGAACCGCGACCTGTCCGGATACGACCCCGACGGGCCGTTGCCCACCACCGATCCGGACGTCTCCGCCGCGGCGATCAGCCGGGGACGGACCAGCGGGTACGGCGACCCGGTCGCCACCGCGCGCCAGTGGCGGACCCTCGCCACGGAGAAGCACCTGGGCATCCGCGATCTGATCATCGAGGTCGCCGGCCGGCAGTCCTTCGTCGGCACCCCGCAGCGGGTCGCCGAGCGGATGAACCACTTCGTGCAGGCCGACGCCGCCGACGGTTTCATCCTGGTGCCGCACCTGACCCCGGGTGGCCTCGACGAGTTCGTCGACCGGGTCGTGCCACTGCTGCAGGAGAAGGGGGTCTTCCGCACCCGCTACACCGGCACCACCCTGCGCGAGCACCTCGGTCTGGGCGCCGCACGTCGCCACCTGTGGAGGGCGGCGGTGTGA
- a CDS encoding dipeptide ABC transporter ATP-binding protein, with translation MSPLVAVEDLHVAFPTSGGEVRAVRGVDLTVERGECVAIVGESGSGKSVTVRTLVGLPGPGARVTAARLELAGQDVRGHRPRDWRRIRGRLAGLVLQDALVSLDPLRTVGAEIAEVLATHHVVHRRQRAGRTIDLLDQVHVPEPRRRSHQYPHQLSGGLRQRALIASAIAGEPALLIADEPTTALDVTVQAQILGLLAERRAAGLSLLLVSHDLAVVGQIADRILVMRDGQVVEEGPAGRVLHTPTHPYTRQLLDAVPSASSRGRRLSTPAHGAPSRTVPVRAQAPLPAREPVRADDTVLTAAGLTKRYGGHTVVRNVSFTISRGETLGLVGESGSGKSTLARIVAGLLPPDTGEVTFERTPWSAAVERHRRPLRRRLQVISQDPTSSFDPRYDIGQVIAENLDPGLTRAARADHVVDLLRRVGLGPQLRDRHPRSLSGGQRQRVAIARAVAPRPSLIVCDEPVSALDVSVQAQVLDLLAELRAADGTALLFISHDLGVVHHLADRVLVMNDGDIVEAGPVGDVFTYPRHDYTRSLLDALPDLVTAGRP, from the coding sequence ATGAGTCCGCTGGTCGCTGTCGAGGACCTGCACGTCGCCTTCCCCACCTCCGGCGGCGAGGTGCGGGCCGTACGGGGGGTCGACCTCACCGTCGAACGCGGCGAGTGCGTCGCGATCGTCGGTGAGTCCGGCTCGGGCAAGAGCGTCACCGTCCGTACCCTCGTGGGGCTGCCCGGTCCCGGCGCCCGCGTCACGGCCGCCCGCCTCGAACTGGCCGGCCAGGACGTACGCGGCCACCGCCCCCGCGACTGGCGGCGCATCCGTGGCCGGCTCGCCGGCCTCGTACTCCAGGACGCGCTGGTCTCCCTGGACCCGCTGCGCACGGTGGGCGCGGAGATCGCCGAGGTCCTCGCCACCCATCACGTCGTCCACCGTCGGCAACGCGCCGGCCGCACCATCGACCTGCTCGACCAGGTCCACGTGCCGGAACCGCGACGCCGGTCCCACCAGTACCCCCACCAACTCTCCGGCGGACTACGCCAACGCGCCCTGATCGCCTCGGCGATAGCCGGGGAACCGGCCCTGCTGATCGCCGACGAGCCCACCACCGCCCTCGACGTCACCGTGCAGGCACAGATCCTGGGTCTGCTCGCCGAACGCCGGGCCGCCGGCCTGAGCCTCCTGCTGGTCAGCCACGACCTGGCCGTCGTCGGCCAGATCGCCGACCGGATCCTGGTCATGCGCGACGGTCAGGTCGTCGAAGAGGGACCGGCCGGCCGGGTACTGCACACCCCGACCCACCCGTACACCCGGCAGCTACTCGACGCGGTGCCATCGGCCTCCTCACGTGGCCGTCGGCTGAGCACGCCCGCCCACGGCGCTCCGTCCCGCACCGTCCCGGTGCGTGCCCAGGCCCCTCTGCCGGCCCGCGAACCGGTCCGCGCCGACGACACCGTGCTCACCGCGGCCGGCCTGACCAAGCGGTACGGCGGACACACCGTCGTCCGGAACGTCTCGTTCACCATCTCCCGCGGCGAGACCCTCGGTCTGGTGGGGGAGTCCGGCTCCGGCAAGAGCACCCTCGCCCGGATCGTCGCCGGTCTGCTGCCCCCCGACACCGGCGAGGTCACCTTCGAACGAACCCCGTGGTCCGCTGCGGTGGAACGGCACCGGCGTCCGCTCCGACGCCGGCTCCAGGTGATCTCGCAGGACCCGACGAGCTCCTTCGACCCCCGCTACGACATCGGGCAGGTGATCGCCGAGAACCTGGATCCCGGACTGACCCGCGCCGCGCGCGCCGACCACGTCGTGGACCTGCTGCGCCGCGTCGGCCTCGGACCGCAGCTACGCGACCGGCACCCCCGGTCACTCTCCGGCGGCCAGCGCCAACGCGTCGCCATCGCCCGCGCTGTCGCCCCCCGACCCAGCCTGATCGTCTGCGACGAACCGGTCTCCGCCCTCGACGTCTCCGTCCAGGCACAGGTTCTCGACCTGCTGGCCGAGCTGCGTGCCGCCGACGGCACCGCGCTGCTGTTCATCTCCCACGACCTGGGCGTCGTGCATCACCTCGCCGACCGGGTGCTGGTCATGAACGACGGCGACATCGTCGAAGCCGGCCCGGTCGGTGACGTCTTCACCTACCCGCGCCACGACTACACCCGGTCGTTGCTCGACGCGCTGCCCGACCTCGTCACCGCCGGCCGACCGTAG
- a CDS encoding ABC transporter permease codes for MTATLTGVPAGPTTARDGDSGHPAGRRWRLRPGPLAAGGFLLLLLVAAVRPSLLAPGDPLAADPLTVLAPPGAAHWLGTDHLGRDVWTRVVHGAGHSLTIGVAATATAVTAGVLLGLLAGLAPRIADEGLSRSFDALSAFPMLLLALLLIAIVGPGTTSLVVAIGIATLPHHARVVRAQTLLVRRAGYVEQAVTFGLSRTRLVARHVLPNVLGPVPVLAVIGLGEAVLAAAGLSFLGMGPQPPAPEWGAMLSEGRNYLQVGWWISIPPGVAVTLTVLASTVLGRQWQSRFDGRQSR; via the coding sequence ATGACCGCGACCCTGACCGGCGTGCCCGCCGGCCCCACCACCGCCCGCGACGGCGATTCCGGCCATCCGGCCGGGCGCCGGTGGCGGCTCCGACCGGGCCCGCTGGCCGCCGGCGGGTTTCTGCTCCTGCTGCTGGTAGCCGCGGTCCGGCCGAGTCTACTCGCCCCCGGCGACCCCCTCGCCGCCGACCCGCTCACGGTGCTCGCCCCACCCGGCGCGGCACACTGGCTCGGCACCGACCACCTCGGCCGCGACGTGTGGACCCGGGTGGTGCACGGCGCCGGGCACTCACTGACCATCGGCGTCGCCGCCACCGCCACCGCGGTCACCGCCGGAGTGCTGCTCGGCCTGCTCGCCGGCCTCGCACCACGGATCGCCGACGAGGGACTCAGCCGCTCCTTCGACGCGCTCTCCGCGTTCCCGATGCTGCTGCTGGCGTTGCTGCTCATCGCCATCGTCGGTCCCGGCACCACCAGCCTCGTCGTCGCCATCGGCATCGCCACCCTGCCCCACCACGCTCGGGTGGTCCGCGCGCAGACGCTGCTCGTACGCCGCGCCGGCTACGTCGAGCAGGCCGTGACCTTCGGCCTGTCCCGGACCCGGCTGGTGGCACGCCATGTCCTGCCCAACGTCCTCGGCCCCGTCCCGGTGCTGGCCGTGATCGGACTCGGCGAGGCGGTCCTCGCCGCCGCCGGCCTGAGCTTCCTCGGCATGGGACCGCAACCACCCGCACCGGAATGGGGCGCGATGCTCTCCGAGGGCCGCAACTACCTGCAGGTGGGCTGGTGGATCAGCATTCCGCCGGGTGTCGCGGTCACCCTGACCGTGCTGGCGTCGACCGTCCTCGGTCGGCAGTGGCAGTCCCGCTTCGACGGGCGGCAGAGCCGATGA